The nucleotide window GCAACCTGGTCTGGACTAGCAATGACCGCAAGACCCAGGCGCGCGTCGACGCCCTGCTGCTGAACGACCGCACCGCCTTCTACCAGAACCTGCCGATCTCGGTGCCGCGCTTTACGGAGAGCGGCACGCCGGCCAGGCCGACCGTGCTCGAGCAGGACACCATCGAGCCGCTCGGCATTCCGTTCGCGCACGGCACCACCGCATCGCCCTACAACCGCAAGTTCCAGATGCTGGGCGAGTACGGACAGCGCACCATCGACCAGGCCGACGGCATTCATCCCAATTTCAGGATGCTGACCTTGAAGCTGTCGCATGAACTGCAGAACGGCTGGCGCCTGTCGTCGGGGCTGCGCCATACCTGGGGCACCAGCGGATTCAATGCGACCTTCACGGGCAATGACACCAGCTCGGCCACCAACTTCCTGGCGGCGCGCTACCAGAACGACGTGGTCTCGCCGGCGCATAACGCGGCCCTGGCCTGCGACCTGAAAAACGCCAAGCTGATCGGCTACTTCAACGTCCCGGCGGTCAATCCGTGTGCGCAGTTCGCCGGCATCAGCCGCGACGCCTTCCTCCAGAACTACGCCAGGGCCACCGGCGTGGTCGGCACGTACCTCAACGACGGCAGCCGCGTGCAGCCGAACGCGCTGCTGAACTTCCTGCTCCCGTTCGTGACCCAGTCCAAGGCGCACAGCACCTCGCTCGACCTGAAGGCGCAGAAGACCTTTGTACTGGCCGGTACCCACGACATGACCTTCGGCCTGTACAAGAGCCGCTATGCGTTCTCGCCGCAGTTCCAGTCTTCGCTGCTGGTCGTCGAAAGCGCCGAAAATGCGCGCATGGTCGACCTGGCGGTGGTCGACGCCAGCGGTAACCGGGTAGGCCCGAGCCTGACCACCGGCGCGGCACTGCTGCCGGGCTCGTTCGGCTGGAACAGCGACGTCAGGGCCGCGGGCAGCGCCGCCTATCTGCTCGATCACTGGGAGACCATGGGCAGCCGGCTGAAGGTGGACGCCGGCGTGCGCTGGCAGAACGTCCACGGGAGGGCGAACCGGCGCGAGCGCGAGGTCATCACCAACCTGACCCCGGCCAATGTGGTCCCCGGCTCCCTGGAGGACACCGTTGCCGACGATGCGGTCCAGTTCCCGGGCAAGCCCAATTTGCTGGACAAGAAGTATCACGCGTTCGGCTGGTCGATCGGCGCCAACTACAGCCTCGGCAAGCCCCTGGCCGTGTATGCGCTGGCATCGCATTCGTTCCGGCTGCCGAGCGTGGAAGACCTGAACAACCTGGCCATGGCCCGGCCGGTCGTGGTGGAGGGGCGCACCATCGAAGTCGACGCGGTGGAAACGATCAAGCAGTACGAGGCGGGCCTGCGCTACCTGACGCGCGGCGTCGGCGCGGCGGTGGCGGTGTTCTACAACGACTTCTCGCCGCGCAGCCAGATCAACCAGTACGACGACTTCCAGTCGCCGCAGTGCGTGTCGCTGGGCGGGGTGCCGCAGATATCGACCTGCCCGCGGGTCGCGCAGCTGTACAAGCGCGGCGTGGAAAACGTCGGCGCCGAGGTCGAACTGAGCTGGCGTCCAGCCGCCGTCGAAGGGCTGGAACTCAAGGGAAGCGTGGTGCTGCAGAACCCCAAGATCAACGGCGCCCGCTTCACGGTGGTGGACAGTGTGCGCGATGCGCAGGGCGTTATCAGCGGCTACGAGTTCAAGCAGGTCAGCGAAGATGGCCGGCGCTCGCGCCGCCTGGCCAGGCACATGCTCAATTTCATGCCGTCGTACGACCTGTCGCATGCCACCGGCATTCCGCTCACCGTGTATGGCCAGTACCAGGTCACCGGCTCGCGTTTCTCCGATTCCACCGACCGCAACGTGACGCTGCTGCCGGCGTATTACATGCTGAACCTGGGAGCGCAGTACCAGGTGAACGAGCGCCTGTCGACCCAGCTGTTCGTGGCCAACGTCACGAACCAGCTGTCGTTCACCGAAGGCGATGCGCTGGTCGCGGACCTGCTGACGCCGGACGGCACGCGTAACCGTGGTGCGGCCCGGCCGCTGTTCGGCCGCACCATTCGCTTCAGCGTCAACTACCGCTTCTGAGACGCTCCCGCATTGCCTTTCCTGCGGGTGGCGCCCGGCCGGTCCGGCGCGCCGCCCATGTTTCGCCACTGTGATTTATCAAGGGATCCTTGTCATGACTTTCAAAACCGCTTTGCCAGCGCTGGGCCTGGGCGCCTTGCTGCTGTCCGGCTGCGCCACGCCGCCCCCGGATGCCGTCTACCGCGAGCATCACCGTCCCCAACTTTCCTTCAGCCCCGAGCGCAACTGGATGAACGACCCCAACGGGCTGGTGTACCACGACGGCGAATATCACCTGTTCTATCAATTCAACCCCAGCGGCAACGCCTGGGGCGACATGTCCTGGGGCCATGCGGTCAGCCCGGACCTGCTGAACTGGTCCGAGCTGCCGCCAGCACTGCCGGTCGAGAAGGACGCGAAAGGTGCGATCACGCAGATGTTCTTCTCCGGGAGCGCGGTGGTCGACCATGCCAATGCCAGCGGCCTGGGACAGCCCGGCAAGCCGGCCATGGTGGCGCTGTACACGGCGATGTTCCCGCAGGCGCGCACCTTGGCCGGCAAGACCATCCAGGCCGGTACCCAGGCGCAGTCGCTGGCGTACAGCCTGGACCGCGGGCGCAGCTGGACCCAGTACCCGGGTAACCCGGTGATCGAGCTGCCGCCCGCACCCTACGCCGCCGAATACCGGGACTTCCGCGATCCAAAGCTGTTCTGGCACGAGCCGCAGAAGAAGTGGGTGATGGTGGCGGTGCTGCCCAACCTGCACAAGGCCTTGTTCTACAGCTCGCGCGACCTGCTCAAGTGGGAGTTGATGAGCGAGTTCGGCCCGGCCGGTTCGGTCAGCGGTATCTGGGAGTGCCCGGACCTGTTCGAGCTGCCGGTCGACGGCGACCCGGCGCGCCGCAAGTGGGTGCTCGTCATGAGCCAGAACCCCGGCCATCCGGCTGGCGGCTCCGGCACCCAGTATTTCGTGGGCGACTTCGATGGCACCCGCTTCACCTGGGACCGCGCCGCCTCGGACGGGCAGGTCCAGTGGCTCGACTACGGCGCCGACTTCTACGCCGGCGTGACCTACAACGGCGTGCCGGACGGGCGTCGGCTTCTGGTCGGCTGGATGAACAACTGGCTCTACGGCCAGCAAGTGCCGACCACGCCCTGGCGCGGCGCCCAGTCGGTGCCGCGTGAGCTGAGCCTGGCCACGGTGGATGGCAAGATCAGGCTGGTGCAGCAGCCGCTGGCGGAACTGAAGCGCCAGCGCGCGCAGCGCGTGGCCGAATTGGCCTCGGCGCAGGTGGCGCCCGGCGTGCTGCCGGTGCAATCCTCGTCCGCGGCGGGTGATGCGCTGGAAATCGAGCTGCGCCTGCAGCCCGGCAGCGCCCGCTATTCCGGCATTCGCGTGCAGGCGCACGGAGGCCAATACACCGAGGTCGGCTACGACCGCGAGAAGGGCACCGTCTATCTCGACCGCAGTCGCGCCGGGCAGGCCGGCTTCCACGCGGACTTCGCAGCGCGCCACCATGCCCCCGTGGCGCTGCGCAGCGGCCAGCTGCCGATGCGCATCCTGGTCGATGGCGGATCGGTGACGGTGTTCGCCGGCCAGGGCGAGGCCGTGCTGACCGACCAGGTATTCCCCGGCCGTACGTCGAAAGACATGGCCCTGTTCAGCGAAGGCGGCACGGCCGGCGTGACCGGTCTGTCGGCCTGGTCGATGAAGCCGGTCCAGCTCAAGCCCGCGAACGCAACGGAGGGCGCGGGCCGATGAACACACTGCTGAAGGGAATCCTGGTCGGCGGCCTGGCGGGCCTGCTGTTCGGCTTCGACACGGCCGTCATCGCCGGCACCACGCAAGGCTTGTCCGCCGCATTCGATCTCGCTCCGGCGGCCCTCGGCATGACCGTGTCCAGCGCGCTGTGGGGCACCCTGCTGGGGGCGCTGTTCGCCGGCCGTCCGGGCGACCGCTTCGGCGCGCGCGATTGCCTGCGCGCCATCGCGCTGCTGTATGTCGTGTCGGCGCTGGGCTGCTGGCTGGCGCCGAACCTGGCGGTGCTGGTCGGCGCGCGCGTGCTGGGCGGGATCGCCATCGGCGCCTCCTCGGTGCTGGCGCCGATCTACCTGGCCGAGATCGCACCGGCGAACCGGCGCGGCATGATGGTCGGTGCCTTCCAGTTCAATATCGTCCTTGGCATCCTGCTGGCGTACCTGAGCAACTACCTGGTCGGCATGCTGGCGCTGGGGGCGGACGAATGGCGCTGGAAGTTCGGGGTCGCCGCGCTGCCGTCGCTGCTGCTGTTCGCACTGGTGTTCATCATTCCGAACAGCCCGCGCTGGCTGGCGCTGAAAGGGCGGCGTGCGGAAGCGGCGGCCGTGCTGCGCCAGATCGGAGTGGCGGACGTGGAAGAAGAACTGAGGCAGTATGCGCAAGGCCAGCGCGGGGGCGGTGCGCGCCTGTCATGGGCGCGGCATCGCAAGCCGATGCTCCTGGCCGTGACGATCGCCGCTTTCAATCAGCTGTCGGGCATCAACGCGATTCTCTACTACTCGAACGATATCTTCGCCGCGGCCGGCTTCGGCAAGATGTCCGCGGACCTGCAATCGGTGATGATCGGGGCCACCAACCTGGTCTTTACCCTGCTGGCGCTGACGGTCATCGACCGGGTGGGGCGCAGGACGCTGCTGCTGATCGGCTCGATCGGGATGGTGGCGGCGCTCTCCGCCACCGCGGCCATCCAGCTATCCGGCAGCGGCCGCGATCTGCTGCTGTGGGCGCTCATCCTGTTCATCGCTTCGTTCGCCTTCTCCCAGGGGGCGGTCGTATGGGTATATATCTCCGAGATCTTTCCGACCGAGGTGCGGGCGCGCGGCCAGAGCCTCGGCGCCTCGACCCACTGGCTGATGGACGCCATCATCGCCGGCGTGTTCCCCCTGATGGCGGCGGGATCGAGCGGGTTGCCGTTCGTGTTCTTCGCCGTCGCGATGGTGCTGCAGTTCGTGGTGGTGGCGCGGTACTTCACCGAAACGCGCGGCGTCAAGCTGGAAGACATGGCGGGCGTGATGGCGAACGCCCCGGCAAAAGTCGCCTAGCCTGGCAGCTGGCTGGATGTCACCGCAGGCGCTTGCTCGCCTGCGGTTTCAAGCATCCCCTTCGGCCGGCCCTTGCTCACCCTGGCCGACCACCGCCGGCAAATAGGCGGCGCAGAACTCCGGCGGCATGCGCCTTGGTTTTCCGCTGTCGATCTCGATGCACACCAGCTGCCAGCGCCCGCGCATCACCGTGGCGCCGTCCGCCGCGCGCACCAGCTGGAAGCGGCGCTCCATCGTCAGCCGGCCATCCGTGGCGACCAGCCAGGTGCCCAGCAGCAGCCCGTCCCCCAGGCCGGTCGGCAGCAGGTAGTCGTAGGCCGCGCTGCCGATCGCCATCGCCCGGTTCAGCCGGCGGTAGTCGCCCAGGTCGAGGCCCAGCGCGACCGAATGCGACCAGCCGGCCTGCTCGCACCAGCGCACGTACACGGCATTGTTGGTATGGTCCAGCCCGTCGATATCGCCGGCGGCGGGGCTGACGGGGAAGACATGCGGTTCGGGGTAATCCCAGTTCACGGCGGCTCCACGGCAAAGGCAGCATTGTAGCGCCCGGTGGCGGGACCAGCCCGGCCAACGCTGCCTGGCTTCTCAGCGGCCCGCCGCACGCACCAGCTGCACATCCCCCCAGGTCGCCACGACAGGCGCCGCACCGTCCGATGCCGCTCCCCGTACCACCAGCTCGATGACTTTCACGCCCCGGATGTCCGCCCTCAACCGATGCGCCTTGGCGCCGAAGGCCACCGGCGGGCTTTCGGCCAGCAGTTTTCCATCGCCATACACGTGGAAGCGCACCGGCTGCTTGGTGTTCTCGGTCGAGTCATCCACGCCGACGGAGGCCGTCAACACCGCATGGCCGGCATCGTTCTTCACCTGGAGCCGCGAGTCGGCCAGGATGCCGATGCCCGAGTCGAACGCCTGTCCCGCCACCTGCAAGGTCTGGCCGAATGGCGTCGTGTCGGCCTGCGCGCCGCCCCAGCCGGCATATTGCGGCCGCGAGCCGCCGGAGCGGGTGTTCGACCACGGGTCGATCATGCGGTGGATGGTCGGATCGGGCTGCGGCTGCCGCGTGCCGTCGACGGCCACGTTGATCGACCCGGGAATCTCGGAAAGGTACACGCCGTTCTCCAGCTGCCGCGTGCCGGTCGCCTCGAACACCAGCGTCTCGCGCGGCGCGAGCGTGAAGGCCTTCTCGCCGGTGAAGGTCACGCTTTGCTTCGACCATAGGTCGCGCAGCGTGACCGGCGCGCTGTCCGACAGTTTCAGGTGCCTGGCCAGCAGCGTTACCGGGGCGGGGGATGCGCCGCGGTTGAACAGCGCCACCGCCTTGCGTTGCCCGTCGCCCAGCGTCTTGACGATGATCTGCGCATCGTCGGAATCGTAGGTCACCACGCCCTGGTGTCCCGCCTTGTCCTGGTTCAGGCGCACCACGTCGGCGTTGCCCAGCACCGCGAGGAACGATGCCGGGCCGTTGCGCAGGTCGTAGCTGACCAGCATCGGCGCATTGATCATCGCCCACAAGGAGAAATGCGAACGCACTTCGACCGGGTGGGCGGCGTCGAAGTCGCCATGGCCGATGTGCAGGATGTCCGGATCGTTCCAGTGGCCGGGGCCCGCGTACAGCGGGCGTTTCGCCGCGCTGTCGAAGTTGTGCAGCATGCTGGTCCAGCTGGGCGTGATGTCGCTGCTGGTGCGCCACAGGTTGCCGACCTCCTTGCCCCAGGTGCGCACATTGGCCATGCCCCAGGCGCAGATCGACAGCACGTAGTCGTTGGCCGGCCGGGCCGCCTTCAGCGCCGCAGCCACGGCTTCGTAGCGGGCGCGCACCGCGGCGATATCGGTGCGGTTGATCGAATTACGTTCGATCAGCGGTGCCATCGCGCGATAGTCCTGTTTCTTCACCAGCTCCGAACCCGGCACGAAGTCGGCCAGCCCGCAGGCGTCGATCTTGATGTAGTCGAAGCCCCATTCCCGGAAATACAGGTTGATGTCCTGCGTGACGTGGCCGTCCAGGCCCACCTCGCGCTCGGCGGTCGTGCCTTGCGGCAGGTTGGGCGAATGCAGGTCGTAGGCTTGCGAACAGGCGTTGCGCCCGATGTCCGTATAGATACCGGCTTTCAGTCCCATGGCGTGCAGCCTGTCCGTAAAGGGCTTGAAACTGGTGCCGTCCTTCCCGCCGGTGGCTGCCGAGGGGAAGATGCCGGTACGGATCTGCAGGCGGCCGTCGCCGGTGCGGCGCTTCAGCCACCAGCCGTCGTCGAGGTTGACCTGCGTGTAGCCGAGTTTCGCGAGCCCGCTGTCGACCAGCACCCGCGCGGCGCCCATCACCTTGTCTTCGTCGACTTCCGTCCGGAACGCATTCCAGCTGTTCCAGCCCATCGGCGGCGTGCTGGCGCTGCCGCCCATATTGCCTTCCCAGCGGCCTGCCGGGGCCAGCGGATCGGTCGCCGGACTGCCATGCGCCTGCGTGGCCAGCAAGGCGACCGCTGCAACGACTACGCTGCGAAGGAAGGTACCTTGTCGTTGTTTACTCATCCTGGACCAGCGGTCTTGCATGCGTATCTCCTGTTTGTCGTGAAAGGTCGCTTCGATCGCCGGTGCCGCATCCGCCGGCGCTTTCGATGCTTGCGATCTTGTCGCTGGCAAGCCGGGACAATTCGAAAGTGCGGGTACGTGGGCGGATGACAGGCAAGGAAGGCGGGACTTCGCAAGGGGCCGAAGTCCTGGTTCTGGATGATAAGCGAAAGAATTCGAAAAGAGAAGATGCGTCGTGTGGCAGAAAAAAGCCAGCAAACGAAAATAAAATGAAAGTTCTTTGCATTTCGTTCGATAATTAATTACGATCGAAACTGTTCGTAACGCAAACCGCAACGCAACATCCACAACGACCGCGCCATGATCGAGGGGAAAACCGGCATGACAAGCAACAGCAGCAGTGCACTTCAGGACGCCACGGGCCCGGTCGGCGTTGCGCCAGCGAGCATGACGTTCTGATGGGCCGCATGGAGAGGACGACCGCCGTGGAGACGACGACCGCGACGCCGGATGAACCGGGCGCCACGGCTGCGCGCCGGCCGCGCTGGCTCGGCTACGCGCTGGCCACCGCGCTGCTGTGGGGCGTATGGGGCGCGTTTGCCGGCCTGCCCACCCAGCACGGCTTTCCGGAGACGCTGGTGTACGTGGTGTGGGCGCTGACCATGGTGCCGCCGGCACTCTTCGTGCTGGCGCGCTCGGGCTGGAAAGTGCGCCGCGACCGCACTGCGCTGGCGTACGGCCTGGCCATCGGCCTGCTCGGCGCCGGCGGGCAGATGGTGCTGTTCTACGCGGTGAAGGCCGGGCCGGCCTACCTGATCTTCCCGCTGATTTCCCTTTCGCCGGTCATCACGATCGTGCTGTCGTTCCTGTTCCTGCATGAACGCACCGGCCGCATGGGCCTGGCCGGCATCGTGCTGGCCGTGTGTGCGCTGCCGCTGTTCGACTTCAATCCGGCCGGCGCGCCGCAGCAGTATGGATTGTGGTTCGTGCTGGCGCTGGCGGT belongs to Pseudoduganella albidiflava and includes:
- a CDS encoding TonB-dependent receptor: MRYSIARYLGRSAALAICLFPAAVFAQEQAAAQETASGPNTEQLAAAPAEQGTDQAGSQGAEPKNVVIVTGVTRVTTKKNATFSINTLSSEEILKLAPMSTADLLNNIPGIYAEGSTAGEASNNITVRGLPVIGGYRFSPQLIDGLPAYEDPEVPFMNNDVFIRTDLMTENVEVVKGGTGGILYSNGLGAAVNYVTRTGGDKLEGGYKFEYADYGFFRHDAYLSGPINNNLTYAVGGFVRKSDGIRDTGYTADKGGQIRGNLVWTSNDRKTQARVDALLLNDRTAFYQNLPISVPRFTESGTPARPTVLEQDTIEPLGIPFAHGTTASPYNRKFQMLGEYGQRTIDQADGIHPNFRMLTLKLSHELQNGWRLSSGLRHTWGTSGFNATFTGNDTSSATNFLAARYQNDVVSPAHNAALACDLKNAKLIGYFNVPAVNPCAQFAGISRDAFLQNYARATGVVGTYLNDGSRVQPNALLNFLLPFVTQSKAHSTSLDLKAQKTFVLAGTHDMTFGLYKSRYAFSPQFQSSLLVVESAENARMVDLAVVDASGNRVGPSLTTGAALLPGSFGWNSDVRAAGSAAYLLDHWETMGSRLKVDAGVRWQNVHGRANRREREVITNLTPANVVPGSLEDTVADDAVQFPGKPNLLDKKYHAFGWSIGANYSLGKPLAVYALASHSFRLPSVEDLNNLAMARPVVVEGRTIEVDAVETIKQYEAGLRYLTRGVGAAVAVFYNDFSPRSQINQYDDFQSPQCVSLGGVPQISTCPRVAQLYKRGVENVGAEVELSWRPAAVEGLELKGSVVLQNPKINGARFTVVDSVRDAQGVISGYEFKQVSEDGRRSRRLARHMLNFMPSYDLSHATGIPLTVYGQYQVTGSRFSDSTDRNVTLLPAYYMLNLGAQYQVNERLSTQLFVANVTNQLSFTEGDALVADLLTPDGTRNRGAARPLFGRTIRFSVNYRF
- a CDS encoding glycoside hydrolase family 32 protein; the encoded protein is MTFKTALPALGLGALLLSGCATPPPDAVYREHHRPQLSFSPERNWMNDPNGLVYHDGEYHLFYQFNPSGNAWGDMSWGHAVSPDLLNWSELPPALPVEKDAKGAITQMFFSGSAVVDHANASGLGQPGKPAMVALYTAMFPQARTLAGKTIQAGTQAQSLAYSLDRGRSWTQYPGNPVIELPPAPYAAEYRDFRDPKLFWHEPQKKWVMVAVLPNLHKALFYSSRDLLKWELMSEFGPAGSVSGIWECPDLFELPVDGDPARRKWVLVMSQNPGHPAGGSGTQYFVGDFDGTRFTWDRAASDGQVQWLDYGADFYAGVTYNGVPDGRRLLVGWMNNWLYGQQVPTTPWRGAQSVPRELSLATVDGKIRLVQQPLAELKRQRAQRVAELASAQVAPGVLPVQSSSAAGDALEIELRLQPGSARYSGIRVQAHGGQYTEVGYDREKGTVYLDRSRAGQAGFHADFAARHHAPVALRSGQLPMRILVDGGSVTVFAGQGEAVLTDQVFPGRTSKDMALFSEGGTAGVTGLSAWSMKPVQLKPANATEGAGR
- a CDS encoding sugar porter family MFS transporter, encoding MNTLLKGILVGGLAGLLFGFDTAVIAGTTQGLSAAFDLAPAALGMTVSSALWGTLLGALFAGRPGDRFGARDCLRAIALLYVVSALGCWLAPNLAVLVGARVLGGIAIGASSVLAPIYLAEIAPANRRGMMVGAFQFNIVLGILLAYLSNYLVGMLALGADEWRWKFGVAALPSLLLFALVFIIPNSPRWLALKGRRAEAAAVLRQIGVADVEEELRQYAQGQRGGGARLSWARHRKPMLLAVTIAAFNQLSGINAILYYSNDIFAAAGFGKMSADLQSVMIGATNLVFTLLALTVIDRVGRRTLLLIGSIGMVAALSATAAIQLSGSGRDLLLWALILFIASFAFSQGAVVWVYISEIFPTEVRARGQSLGASTHWLMDAIIAGVFPLMAAGSSGLPFVFFAVAMVLQFVVVARYFTETRGVKLEDMAGVMANAPAKVA
- a CDS encoding acyl-CoA thioesterase — encoded protein: MNWDYPEPHVFPVSPAAGDIDGLDHTNNAVYVRWCEQAGWSHSVALGLDLGDYRRLNRAMAIGSAAYDYLLPTGLGDGLLLGTWLVATDGRLTMERRFQLVRAADGATVMRGRWQLVCIEIDSGKPRRMPPEFCAAYLPAVVGQGEQGPAEGDA
- a CDS encoding NPCBM/NEW2 domain-containing protein, whose translation is MQDRWSRMSKQRQGTFLRSVVVAAVALLATQAHGSPATDPLAPAGRWEGNMGGSASTPPMGWNSWNAFRTEVDEDKVMGAARVLVDSGLAKLGYTQVNLDDGWWLKRRTGDGRLQIRTGIFPSAATGGKDGTSFKPFTDRLHAMGLKAGIYTDIGRNACSQAYDLHSPNLPQGTTAEREVGLDGHVTQDINLYFREWGFDYIKIDACGLADFVPGSELVKKQDYRAMAPLIERNSINRTDIAAVRARYEAVAAALKAARPANDYVLSICAWGMANVRTWGKEVGNLWRTSSDITPSWTSMLHNFDSAAKRPLYAGPGHWNDPDILHIGHGDFDAAHPVEVRSHFSLWAMINAPMLVSYDLRNGPASFLAVLGNADVVRLNQDKAGHQGVVTYDSDDAQIIVKTLGDGQRKAVALFNRGASPAPVTLLARHLKLSDSAPVTLRDLWSKQSVTFTGEKAFTLAPRETLVFEATGTRQLENGVYLSEIPGSINVAVDGTRQPQPDPTIHRMIDPWSNTRSGGSRPQYAGWGGAQADTTPFGQTLQVAGQAFDSGIGILADSRLQVKNDAGHAVLTASVGVDDSTENTKQPVRFHVYGDGKLLAESPPVAFGAKAHRLRADIRGVKVIELVVRGAASDGAAPVVATWGDVQLVRAAGR
- a CDS encoding DMT family transporter translates to MERTTAVETTTATPDEPGATAARRPRWLGYALATALLWGVWGAFAGLPTQHGFPETLVYVVWALTMVPPALFVLARSGWKVRRDRTALAYGLAIGLLGAGGQMVLFYAVKAGPAYLIFPLISLSPVITIVLSFLFLHERTGRMGLAGIVLAVCALPLFDFNPAGAPQQYGLWFVLALAVLVAWGLQAYFIKLANTRMDAESIFFYMTASALLCIPVALAMTDFSQPINYGLSGPWLAAATQVLNAVGALTLVYAFRHGKALTVSPLVNAGAPLLTTVIAMALAGTVPGGYRLAGIGLSLAAALFLALQADDGAAPPESTEGV